In Melanotaenia boesemani isolate fMelBoe1 chromosome 5, fMelBoe1.pri, whole genome shotgun sequence, the DNA window ATTTTATCATTAGACACATTTCTAAGATAATTCTTGAGACattttaagtataaaaaaattcTATCTTTCAttggaaaaaaagatttataagTTCAACTAAacttgttggaaaaaaaaagaaagcttccAATGATCTTGGTGATTTCCCAGCGAGGACCTGCAGAGAGTGTTAAGAGTTGACGGTGCCCACCTGACTCGGGAGGTTTCTTGTCTCCTACATGGACGATGGTGCTGCTGAAGCTACACTGAGACGTAACTGAGGCTACACTCTCTGCCTTCGTGGCCATGGTGAGcggaggcagaggaggtggtTCACCTACAAGGTTAACTGAACCACCTGCAGAGAAATCATGGTCACAGTTCAGACAGGCAGATGAACAACCAGATTTGTTAGCAATCGAGGAACTTCATTAGTCTAATGACACAAGTCAAGCTCACATTTTTGGTCTGTATGAGTAgatgagatatatatatatacatatatatatatatatatatatatatatatatatatatatatatatatatatatatatatatatatatatatgtagctAGAGATAGTTATAGCTATATGGATAGacatagacagacagacagaccaacagatagatagatagacagatagacagatagacagatagatagatagatagatagatagatagatagatagatagatagatagatagatagatagatagcatCATTAACACCTGCAAATCagcttttattggttttaacaAAGCAGAATTAAAGTACCTTTGTTGTTGCCACTAGCATCCGGCTGTTTGTCATCATCAGACGTGGAGGAGGCGGTGCAGGAGGAGGAGCCACACTTTCTTTTGACAGTATTAGGAATGTTACAGCTGTCCAAGTATCTGTGTAGAAAAACACTGGATGAGTGGAATGATGGCGTGAAGATGAGCAGGTGAAAATGGGCTCGGTTTTGTGCACAAACCTGATGATGCTGTCCAGACAGTTGATCTGTTGATAGGAGTATCCAGTAGTGGGCTCCTTCTGTACGAGTGGCACAGAGACCAAAGCTTTGGGTGGCTGCATCATGTCTGCAATTAAGCCTTTGACTGGGTCGCTGGAGATGGCTCTGATGCTTGCTGTGCCTGCATGAAGAACCAAAGAAATATTGAAATGAAACAATGGCtcccagcagaaaaaaaaagcttaagtttgtgtttttgcacGTCCCATCATTGTTAAGCACTGATaatgcagctgaggatcagtcAGCTATCTATCTCACCTGCGCTAGTGTTTTTTCTCGGTGGTGGACGATTACGGGACTCGATGAAAACCTGCTGCCCATTGGTTTTGACCATGTGGACGTCTTTGCAGATCTGCTGGAACGTCATCTGAAAACACACAGCATCCGACACGGTTAACAAGTAAGTCACATGTAACCAATTCTGGCGACTAAAGGAGGCGAAGAGCAAAAATGAATACTGGCACAAAGTCCTGAATTTATTATTTAGATGcgttttaattaaatacaacTCTGACTCACAGGTTTGTGCAAAGCtaccacagctgcagcttcgTCCATGGCAGGGCTGTTGCTGTCGCTGGACGAGCCAGCTGAGGCACTGAGGTGCTGCTGGTGGGAACGGCGAGAGCGCCGCGAGCCACTGGACCCCAGTGAGCTGTAGCCTTGAGAGCTGCCACTGTGGACCGGCTGCGCCAGGAGCCGGTGGATCTGCTCGCTGAGCTGGACGATGTCTGGCGTGGTTACCCGACTCTCGTAGCCTTGCGGCATGGAGAACACGTCTTCATTCAAAGGGCTCCTGGAGACAGAAAGAGGGCCATTGAGCACAAGAGAGCAGAGAAATGTGATGCTTTGTTACAGCTTTATAACAATATTATACACGTTCATGATTGCATCAATGTTGAGGGTCAAAAGAAAAATTCATTTGCTATCTTATCAGGTTAGCAGATGCAAACTCTTACGTTCTGACTTTGTGACGTCCTACGACGAATGCCACCTTCCTGCTCCAGGGGTTGACGAAAGAAGACCAGCTGGTGTCGATGGTCAGATACTCGCCGCTGCGAGCGCACATCCGCAGGGGTGAATAGTCAAATGGCTGCCCTGCAAACTGAAAGACTAAggagaaatagaaaataaagcaTGTGAAGATGGAGTTAAGAAACGGGCATGGCGGACATGGAAGACACAGAGCACGCAGTACAGTAAACTTCCATCTTCTACTTAGTTTTGAGTGGGTTAAAACTTTGAGCTGTCTAATGACTTAACAGTGATTTAATCTACCTTACAAATAGAAAATATGGGGTTCTGAATACTTCTGAAGACTGACAACAAAGTACTAATAATATGCAGTAATCTTTAATTAAGTGGCTGTTAACAGTAAAAACCAGCACATGCATGAAACTCACTACTTATAGACATGCTGATATGGTCTGCTGTAGTTTAAATTTGGCACTAGAACACAAATATATGGTCAATTAAAGTTGATTTTGAATGTGTCTTTGATGGTTTTTGGGTAAATTGGCtgaaattagaataaaaaaaatgctgctcacatacaaacacctttggatttaaaaaaaaaaaaaaaaaaaaaaaaaaaggttgtaaatggagaaaaaaaatatccaggGAAAAGTCAGGATGGTCTGACTGCTGTGAGCTGatagaaatgtgacaaaacctaGATAACCATTTATTAAAACCAACACGTGCAGTGGTGCTGGAGGAGGTTTTTATAGGTTGATCAAGTCTAATGtgatttttaattgctgttgggaaattaatcatgatttttCTCGCAGTTACATATAAAATTGAATGAATTTGAAATCAAGTTCctttatttgaacaaaactgCAACAACCTTTAACTTAAAATCTGcttatttctaaaaacaaataagtagATTTTACCAgcaattaaaatatttcctgGAAATCTCAacttatattattataataaagtCAAATATTCACAACAAAGAAGGATGGAATTAATTAAAAAGGTaacaagtcagcaggatgaatatAATCGCTGTGTGAAGCTgacttccttctaaacacagagggaaGATTATCTGATGGCGAATTTCAGCCATCAGGTGTGTTTCACTGACACTGACAGACATTTTGtccaaatatttatattatgaaCCACATAAGGAGATAAAGTAAACAATCTAATGACGCGAGtacaaaagttatttatttaaaacttgatatcttaaattaaaatgatttaaacgTAGTAATTCTGTGAAACGAGTGCGGTACATCGGGAATAAGTTTAAATCGAGTTCAGCTTGTTTCCTTAAATGGAGTAATCAACAGACACCTGTTCAGGTGATGCTGCAGCACATCTACAGATTATCTCAACAGGGCGGAGGTGCCCAGTCCGTATGGTAGGTGAATGAGGGAAAAATACAGAATCGGGCTTGACAGAAAACCCGTGAAAGAAATCAAAATTGTGAACAACCATCTCAGCTAAACATTTTACCAACAAAGACTTCAGCCGGGACCAAGAATTCAAAGACTGAGTGAACGTAAAtaataacatgaaaacatggcttCCTTCCCAAAACACAAGTCTGGCCAGTTTGGCTTATCTAGTGTCGAACAGGCTTTAATAACACTGCAAGATGCTTTAAATTAGGCCTTTACTAGCAGGTGGATAAACAATAACAGAGTCAGAAAATAATCATCTTCCAGACTAGAGGGGCCTCTCTGAGTCTACAAGCATGATGAGTATCTGTGGCTCTAGGATGAAAAAGGTGGTCAAACCTCATAATAGGAGCTAGGCTGtaaatgtgtatataatatatttgTCCTGTACATTTTCACtatatgaaataagaaaaaagccATAGTGGAATATTTAGCAAtaatcaaagcaaaacaaactcaCTCTTCTCATGGATAGCCACCATCATGGCTCTGTCCTCAGGGTGGATGTAGAGCAGGATGGGGGTCCCCACCAAGTCCTGCGGCAGGTAGCCCAACAGCGGCACCGCCCTGAAAACACATCACATGTACACACTTAACAGCCAAAAATGATGTCTTCTATTCTCCTAACAACACTAATATTCACAGAAGTGATGATTAgagtttttgtaaaataaacaattagaaattcatttttttatacaaatgaaaccaaaacaaCGCAGGTGCCATTAAGAGCACCAACGTTTATGCTGCTAAAGAAATCGTGACTCATGTCTTTTATAATCCATATCATGATCAATTCACCAGCTCAAAACTCTGCCAAAAGCAAGAGAGCAGTAACCATGGTATCAGAGCGAGGAAACTGACCTCTCATCAACTTCTTGAAACAGGCAGCTGGGAGTGTGACTGGTGGTGAAGATCCTTTTGTCTGGAGGGATGCGGGGAGCTGAAGGGTACAGACGAAAAAAGATGCAACAGATGAAAACCCCGGCAGCTGAAGCTGACTGATTAGATGAAACAGATATTTAGATAAATATGGAGGTCCAGTAAGTCTCTTTTATTCTCATCTTCCATGGTGGAAGTGAAGATGTGTAAACACTATTGCCCACTTCTACAAATCTGAAATAGCAGCCCTGCCTCAGTATTTACAGACTCTGTGGCTAATACTAGATTTCCTCCCTTGGTTTCTTCTTCGCACTTTGCCACTGAAAAATTGCACCCACATGTCAGTACAGACAAGGGGTGCCAAATCCAACACACTGCTCCAAAAAAAACCAAGTACTAAGATTTAGCTGCCGTTCATTAAGTCAGcctaaattattttcattgaGCAGATTTGTGAATGCACAACAGAGACATAAGGAGACGTAAATCTCATTATGAGCACTGATCAATATCTTTGTTCTGTCTGCGAGACCACAGAGTTTCTGCTGCTCAATTCAAGGAATGATTTGATTTAAAGATTTCTGCTGAAGGCTGCTGTTTATGTGAGCTCCCTTCATCTGATGGtggtgaaagaaaagaaatatattcTACTTACTGCTACCAGTTTGAATCAgttagaaaaaacaacaaaactaggaCAGAATAAGAAGTTGAAACTACATACCCTCATATCCAGAGTGGACCCTCTCTGCGATGAGCAGGCAGCAGGGCTGTGGCTCTGCAGCATCCGAGTCTCTGAGGGTGAGCTGATAGGGCGTTAGACGAAAAGGGTAGTAGCGCATCTCACCCCCTTGTGCCCGGTCAGCACTGATCCGGCAGAACATGGACTTCTCCTGAGTGCAGTCGACAGGAGGAGAGGCTGAGGAGAGAGCCGAGTCAGTCAGAGCAGGACCGAACAAGGTGTGAAATTATACTGCATATCTCATTTTCTAAGTTTCGATGAGTGTCAGCTAACCTGAGCCGATGCAGGAGGCCCAGGGGGGCAGGCGGCAGGGGGCTGTGCCGCTGTAGAAGGTGCTGACGTCTTGCGGAGCCAAAAGCTCAGAAAACATGGTGCCCTGGAGACACTCGGGCTTGCAGCGCAGCAGGGAGGATCCCTGGGGTGATACATACACGACCTTCCCCGACAAAAATGACACTGCCATGGAGAATGTGTCCTGAAGAAAGCAGTGGAGGAAGTTAAAAGAATCCACGACACTGACATCTAGCCTGTGACacagtttgcttttgtttgtagcTTCAATTTCTGGGGATGCAGGTAAATAACTGTGTAAACTTACAGTGTTTTTGAGGGTATATTCTGAGGTTATATTGTCGAGCTCCTCAATAGTGAAGGCAGACAAGTCCAGACTGCAGCCGTGGCACTCCTCCACGCTCCACTGGTGATAGTACTCTTTATTGGctgcaaatgttttaaatttatcaGTCAGTCATTGTAATAATAGATGGTATTACATAACTAAGCATTATTCATACAGAAAGAAATTAGTGGCAGCAGCTTATGTCTCAATCAGCTTTTGTCTTGGTTATGTCTCTTGTAATaacagcagacaaaaaaaaaagcagacccTTACCTCGGACTTGTCTGACACATTGAAGAGCATATTTAAGAGCACTTAGAGTGCTGGAGTGGCCTTTGGCTTTGCGCTCAGCAGGCAGGCGGACTTTCAGTTCCTTGATGGCCTTCATCAACTCTTTCTGCGTCTGCAGCCGTGCTGACTGGTTGCTGCTGCATCCGGAAGTGGAGGGGGGATCGTGCTCCGAACCGGTCGACAGTAGGCTGTAGGCCAGTGAGCTACTGGGTGGGGACAGACTCTGGGAGTTGGAGCTGGGTAAggagaaaatttttttttgtcacacaaATGAAGGGCTATGTATATGTTTGCACTCTTGCTGATACATGTGGTCACATAAAGCAGCGGCCAGGACAAGACGTTCATGCATTAAGTTTgtcttttatattattatatcagAGGAATACAATACACAATAAATAGCATGTATTTCTAGAAATCTACTCAGAATAACTGCAGCAGACAGACGTTTCAGACTTGCTGAGCTTCACTACATGAGCTCGCTGATAAACACGagatttctgcatttttgttgATTTTCCTGATTGTTTAAAGATGTCTGAGCTCAGCTGGTAAAAAGGTGAAATGTGcatcagagttaaaaaaaaaaaaaaggtttttagcAGACGAAGACAAAACATCATGGAACTGTACACTTTGGCAGCCGAAGCCATTTATGTGATGCTGTTGTGTCTGCTGGATTAATTCAGTTCCTCTGCTGAATTACCTGTTCTACATACTTTATACTGTAACACTCCATTACGTTATATTAGtacatgaaaattaaataacagacattggaccaaaataaataaaataaaacctgtctTGCCACTTAATGTgtgactgaaagaaaaacatcaaatcaaaGCAGAGAGTTGCTTACAGGCTGTTTGTCATCTATAATGAAAGTATGAATCTACAATGATTGTTTTCATCTATTATTTGAAGTACTTCCTTTTACAGAAGTACAAACACTCACTAAGGAAAAAGCATCAAAATGTCAATTTTAAGGCCTTTAGTGTTTGAACATCATAAtgctaaaaacacacacacaacacacatgcaTCTCTTCAGAGTAAACAGTGAACTTGTTCCCTTACCTCTTGTTGCTCTCTGTGGTCTCCAGCATCATGCCAGAGTCCTTTCCATTTGATGAGCTGTGACTATGGGAGCTGCGTGAGGACTGGTGTCCACAGGACCTGTTTTCCCGCTCAATCCTGCCTTCACTTTCCCTCTCTCCAGAATCATTCCCACTGGACAGTCCGTCCATATCGTCCGAGTTAGGCCCCCTTTGGTCTCCAGATCTGGAGCCTCCCTCGGGCGATGAACCCCCTCCAGCTCCACTGCCTTGGTCCTGAGCGGTGACATTGGTGCAAGGTTGGGCTCCGCTGGTTTTCTGGGCATTTAACCCTTGTGACTCTGATTCCTGGTCTTTCTCATCAGCCCCTGCCACTCGCCCCCGAGTGCTGCTGCTGGGCATTGATGTGGAGCTATCATAACTCATACTAGTGTAGGATTAGGCTGGAACAACCTGACGAGAGCAACTTTAATTTAGGTGGGGCTATGTAAACATAAGATAACCATAGTTggtggtaaaaaaaagaaaaaaaaagaaaaataaaacaacaaaaaccccacaaaaacaaagagaaaatattttttttaaagtgttgggatgtaaagccttttttttttatcacaaaaaaaagtttaagtctCCAATAACCAAAATGTTATCTTCAGTTATCTTGAGAAAAAGTGTAAGTCAGTGAACTGTAGATGAGATGAGCTCCTTGTTATGAAACAGTCTTGGCGTAAGTGCTCCAACAGATGGGATGAGAAACGGAGGCAGAGTGAGAAAAACAGCTCTTGGTGAGAGCAAAAAACACTCCTTTCATTTGTCTCTTGGTCTTCTCGCCTCCTCAGAGATGTGTAGCTTAGTGCTAAAGGCTacctaaaatgaaaaagaaagaaccagagagaggaagaaaagcaaCAGTATTAGGACTATAAAATACTTGCAACAGTTAGCATCAGTACCTCCCAAGGTCTAAAGctttgaaaacacacatttttttttatcatgttggCCTCCAAAGCACATTCGAACATGGCcatgaaatgttttcatggCCACCCTGCACAGGCTGCATGTAAGAGTGTGTGGTGCATCGGGGCCCAGCTGATGGATTTTAATACAGATCAtctagaaagaaaagaaaccttATCTGGCACAGAACTACCATAATCTTCAAGTACTATTTGCATGCTGCAAGTGCGTATGCACACGTCTAAATATAGAAGTAGTGAATTTGCAATAATACCAACATTACACAGGGTAGTCGTCATAGCACAGTACCCTTTGACCCAGGAGACAGTCAAAATAAACCTTACAGTTGGAGGAGGGACCAAAGCTCAACAGAGATCTCTGATACATTGAGGTTTACTTGTGAATAGTAACtctatataaacatatatagcCACCACCTACGCAAATGAGAGTCTAGTACTATTTATTCACTGGGCAAGGATGACACCCCATAATCCTTTAAGACCTGCAGACGCAACCGCAAGACGATGCAAGCTACTACTAAGTCTTCAATCCTCTCAATTTTATACACCTGGCTGCCCCACAAGCCCTTTTACTTGCCTCTGACAGGTGTGCAGTGATGCTTTGCTGGAGAATTTGTCCAGGACAGGTTTAAAGATGTCCTGCACTGACAGCTCAGACAAAAAAGCTTCCTGCCTGACGCAACAACCAAATATGGCTGAGTGGACGAATTCAGCATAGCCGCCTGTTCATTAGCACTTATAAGGGGGTTACCAGGTATGGACAACTAATGACGACTGTAACTCAAATAACTTAAAACTTTGTGAATGGGAGGAGGTGATCGGGTGCAGGTCAGTTGAAAAACATAGCAGCAGTGCAACTAAGCTGCCTTCTCACTGGCAATCAAAATGATAATCAGCATCATGTTTGGTCAGATGGGTGATGCACACTTGCACATGACAAACTGTGTGCGCTTTGGCCAGACTGGGAATATGCAAGCAGGGTGTAAGTGGGCGTCAAGGCAGGCTGGTATCCGTGCATACTTCCATGGTGAGGGCAGAAAACTAGCAAAATTGATGGTTGTGGTGAACTGTGCTCAGGCTACTAAAACACCTGGTTGAGCCTTCTCGACCCACCCACAGGCCTCCAAAGCAAAAAAAGTGTCCCTTTGATTGGCGAATTTCTAATTGGGATCCAATTTTtataactctactgcagccaaACAAGAATGAAGTTAAAAACATGGATGTTTAAATTCTCCCATTAACCACATTAGCAATTCAGGATATGTGTGTCTGATGAAACAAAATCACTAGGACAGCGTCCAAACTCCACACTGCAACACCAGATCAGCCAGGTCGGGCCTGAACCCATGACTGTGAGGTAACACTGCAAATCACTGACCCACTATGCCTCCCACCCTCTCCAATTATTCACAGGAAATGCACTCTGTAAGACCAGTTTCTGATTATGCAATTTAGAGCCTATCTTAGCGTGGGAAGGAATGCACCATATAACAAAGCATCTTGCCTATAAGATGGTAAaacctgctttgttttcttgcaaAGATGCTACATTTTGGAAAATGCTTCAAACTGTTGGAAATTTCATGTCAACCTCTGCACCTAACTTTCTCAACTGCACAATGTGACACAAGCTTCAACATGACCAAGCGAGTTGTGTTCCACTAGAAAATGCATCTGTTTGCTAGAGATAGAGCTCCGTCCACAGCATGGTCACATGGTTTGGTGTGGGATTCACTTAGTTACACTCCTGCAAACATTCACTCAATCTCTCCTTCAGCAGAAGGAGCTACTGATGAATTTCAGGATTTCAGGCTGCTTTTTGTGTTGCAGTGTGACCTCCTCTTCACTGTGGTAGCAGGGCAATGTGCCACAGCTATTACCTTATTTTGCACCATTTTGTTAAACCAGACAAGAAAGTGCAGCATCACTCCTGCTTACATGCTGTGATTGCTCTGACCTGCATAAGCACAATACATATTATGTAATAAAAATtttgtttcagttcagtttgtCTTAAATGACTGCATATCAACTATGTTTACAGTTTGGACTGACACAAAGACATCTGAAATGTCAAGTTGAACTTCTGTTATACAGTATGTTGCTCTGGGATATCTTCTGGCCAACAATCATTACTCACCACAACAGAAATCATATATTGACATCTAtctaaaaatagcaaaaaccTCATTATAGTGATAAACAAGGTGCAAGAGCCATTGCTGAACTGAACAAAGCTACACAGCATCACTGccaatgaaacagcacccctcCTTATGAAGATGGCTGTACTCTGATACAAACAGTAGAGGTATACACTGATAAGGACTTATTTAAACTGTACTTACATTGTAATGATCAATGTGAATTTAACATTATTCTGATTATTTGCATAACATTATGATCATCACTTGAGATTATGAAAGCTAACCaattcagtgttgtttttatctcAGTTAAGCCTTTTTAAGGGGAACTACATATAAAAGTTTTGTAGCCTGGGCAAAATGAAAAGCAAGTCTGAACAACACTCTTAAAATGAGCAAGAGATCAAGAACTGACAATTATATTTTAGTTGGATGAACAAAACATGGAGGTCAGACTTTTtagctgaaacaaaacaaagagggaAAGGCAATGAGAATAAATACATTCAACTCAGTGCTCACGCCTCCTCATACATGAGTTTCTACTATATTTCTTATGCTTCTACTatagtaaaacaaataatttggCTAAAGGGGTGTTGGACGGATGGTGAAAACCAAACGAGTACAAAATGTATCCCTAAAAGTAATTCATTGTCTTGGAAATGGCAATTACTCagtaaagcaataaaaaattaaagccaAAATTGCAACAGAATCAACATCACGGAAAAACAAGCCACaagcagaaacacattttaacatcaACTAACAGCATAGATGATGCACtctgacacagaaaaaaaaaaaatactgcttGGCAATATCTGCACAAtatcacaagaaaacaaaaaggttcTACTTGTACTAACCCACAATCACCTGAAGAAAAGTGTGTAACACGAGGACACTTCCTTACTGCAATGTCCTGATGGACTCTGCAGGAAGGTGTGGCGTGGCTCCGCGCGTGAACATGTGTGAAGCCTCACAGGGCTGAAACAAATAGCTCCATCCCGAAACACGACAGGCTTGGAATATTCAAGCACATACAAAGAAATAGAGCCGCTTCACCTCCCGCACCGGTCCGCGCATTAAAGGTAACAGTGTACACTGCTGGACTCCGCCAAATGCACAGCAGTGCCTATACAGCAGCTGTTGCATGCTATTCTTTCTTGTACACACACACCGCACGTGTCCGCAACGATGTTTTCCGCGAGCCTCGCCGGCCGCTGATTGGTCGCTTCTCTAGACCAATGAAAGCGCGCGCTCTGCCGAGGCTGGGTTTTACAGACGGCCTGCCAGACACTGATCTCAGCTCTGACTGGagctttgcttttaaaatatgCAACGCAGCGAACTGATTCGCGATCAGTTTAACGATGCTCAACTGTACATCATGTACACGCATGAGAGAATGAAACGGGCGTTGCATGagctggacagaaaaaaatgtgtcattattcTCACATGATTCATACTTTGCAAAAATTGTATTGTTATAAATTCAACATATTTACAGATATATAAAATAGAGCTTAATTtggacattatttattttagatgtgCTTTCTTAATATACATTATGAACTGAATGAACAGAACTGGATGTCATAAGGGCCTCCCTTGTGGCTGTGGATTCAGTTCCAACTGACCCTGGCCCAATTCCCTGGCTTCTCCCCAAACAAAATACTTGATTATTGTCATCTATAATGATGTGTTGATAAATGACAGTACAACACAGTAACAGTAACACAGTAACAGTGGAGTAGAGGAAAAAATGGTTTCTAAAGATCTACTGATCACTGCTCCACTAACGTCACTGCTTTCGTCATTGCTTTGAACTGGAATTCTCCCTCCTTTTGTCGCTTCAtcttgtgttaaataaaaccaggAAGGTATCTTGGTTGGTGAACCTTCCACTTGGTATTACTTGACTGCCAGTGGTGGTGTCGGACAGCTCATTTAGAGATCTTAGCaactaaaaccacaaaaaagtttaaatgtcatGCACAGTACCATGCACACTGCCTACATTGTCCTAATGCTTATCATGCAAGTGGAAAGTAAACCCTGAACACAGCAAACTATTACACTTAAAACACAACTACAACATACTGAATGTTCATTAAAGGAGCAATAATGACTCTCCATCGGTTGTGTATTAAGCTGATATGACTTTTTTAGACAAAAATTTCATTAGAACAgcataaaacctgaaaaaacttaaaatgatgCAGTAATAAAATCACAACAGCTTTTCAAGAAAATTTGATTCCTTTTAACAGATCTCAAAGCACCTGTTCATTCTTATATGTCATCCTTCCCTATGCTGTTGTCCTGTTTAAGCATTGTTAGAGCCCCAGAATGCTCTTGAAACATATTTTATCATGGCCTTCAAAGAAGCCAAGCAGCTTTTTAGTGGTGATAAACACAGTAGAGTAAAATAAGCCTTAAAACAGCCTTGACTATCAGTCCAGACATGGTAAACATTAGTATTACTGGTCTACATTAAACATAAGTTTCTGGTATAAATTACACCACCAAGTGCTTTGCTACTCCACAGCTTGTGGAAATTTGAGAAGTTCAGAAGCATATTCAATAACAGCCATGATGCATAATCACAGCTCaataatattcattttaaaacaaacacacacaaaaaaaaaaaaaaacaaacaaaaaaaacaggttaGCCTGTGTGTAACATGGAGCCCAAAAGGAACATAATTTACTCTGTAAACACAGATATATTTGCATTTCTCTGTGATAAGTACTTCTGTTGATATAACATCTCTAAAATCAAATTTAACTGCAAATCAGGCCTCACAAATACAACAGACACTACCAATGTTGGCACCATTAGGCCACTTTCTGGCAACTTGTGATAAGGCTTGGTGATCTTCATGGCTTGACTTTCTATGATCATGGACAGACACACTCCTGTTACCTATTCTCCTCCAGGTTTTTCATTAGCATTATTCACAAAGGTGACAGATTTATTAGAAAATTCTAGGATTTTTGCTCTCAGTAAAAAGTACAAAGAAATCTTGTGCAGTCATTAGTGGAAACgctgcagttttaaaacttCTGCTGAATCATTTATTCTCACTTTGAAGTATCACTGTGATGGGAAACTACAGACTGTGTTGTTTATTCTGTAGGTTGAGTCACTATCTTACATACACATGCTGACATAGTTCAAATGTACAGAGCATCGTCTTTAAAATGGCCTGTATTCTCATTTTTCTGTCACTCTGTTGCTTGATGGTGTGAGATCTGACCAATTTTACTTGTAAATGCACCAACTGGAAAAAGTCATTATCccttaataaaatgttaaatcacTTATCAAATAGAAGGAGTTCACATTCATCCACTCTGTGGTATGTTTT includes these proteins:
- the per1b gene encoding period circadian protein homolog 1b isoform X2, encoding MSYDSSTSMPSSSTRGRVAGADEKDQESESQGLNAQKTSGAQPCTNVTAQDQGSGAGGGSSPEGGSRSGDQRGPNSDDMDGLSSGNDSGERESEGRIERENRSCGHQSSRSSHSHSSSNGKDSGMMLETTESNKSSNSQSLSPPSSSLAYSLLSTGSEHDPPSTSGCSSNQSARLQTQKELMKAIKELKVRLPAERKAKGHSSTLSALKYALQCVRQVRANKEYYHQWSVEECHGCSLDLSAFTIEELDNITSEYTLKNTDTFSMAVSFLSGKVVYVSPQGSSLLRCKPECLQGTMFSELLAPQDVSTFYSGTAPCRLPPWASCIGSASPPVDCTQEKSMFCRISADRAQGGEMRYYPFRLTPYQLTLRDSDAAEPQPCCLLIAERVHSGYEAPRIPPDKRIFTTSHTPSCLFQEVDERAVPLLGYLPQDLVGTPILLYIHPEDRAMMVAIHEKIFQFAGQPFDYSPLRMCARSGEYLTIDTSWSSFVNPWSRKVAFVVGRHKVRTSPLNEDVFSMPQGYESRVTTPDIVQLSEQIHRLLAQPVHSGSSQGYSSLGSSGSRRSRRSHQQHLSASAGSSSDSNSPAMDEAAAVVALHKPMTFQQICKDVHMVKTNGQQVFIESRNRPPPRKNTSAGTASIRAISSDPVKGLIADMMQPPKALVSVPLVQKEPTTGYSYQQINCLDSIIRYLDSCNIPNTVKRKCGSSSCTASSTSDDDKQPDASGNKGGSVNLVGEPPPLPPLTMATKAESVASVTSQCSFSSTIVHVGDKKPPESDIVMEEVPTTPTLAPPPPTTTTLTPTFTPLTPPTSNATPSANFAISLPPPPPPLPPPPPSHPQASQPERDSRRSGSVGGGRLGLTKEVLSAHTQQEEQAFLDRFKDLSKLRVFDQTASSTVRCHTPAALSRGVRCSRDYPAAGGSTGHRRGRGGKRIKHQESSDQHSSLGLSGSRQDPRTSAPPMPLSMALGAPTNSSSWPSLGSQASIPSAPFTSGMLPIYPVYPPLTQPLPVPDPSRFPPAQMVPPMMALVLPNYMFPQMGAPLSQQGATPGPFYNPNYSYPGPPPAPISTVSNPMPIPAMCVPSRSSTPQSCNQTPADRDGAESPLFQSRCSSPLNLLQLEESPSNRLEVATALAASQQATPSVQGGAAGGQSSANQRSSDNTSKENENGETNESNQDAMSTSSDLLDLLLQEDSRSGTGSAASGSGSSGTRSSGSGSGSNGCSSSGTSGTSSSQGSHTSKYFGSIDSSENDHSRKQPAGGSNSAGGGSGEEQFIKCVLQDPIWLLMANTDDKVMMTYQLPIRDMETVLREDREALRNLQKHQPRFTDEQKKELSQVHPWIRTGRLPRAINISGCAGCKCPPSVPPAAPFDVEIHDMELCTVLKAQEENGRIIEKNLTETAMEDAQPEDEDEEEEAEEKKTKTQRDNRDMATEDQGATSEAVEEKAET